The Betaproteobacteria bacterium genome segment GCGAGAGGAGAAGGAAATGAGAGTTCAGGCATCGGTCAAGAAGATCTGCCGCAAGTGCAAGATCATTCGCCGCAAGCGCGTGGTGCGGGTGATCTGCAGCGACCCGCGTCACAAGCAACGCCAGGGTTGATAGCAGAACCCAGGCTGAATATAATTTCAGGTTTTCTTCCGCTGGAGCGTCCATGGCCCGGATTGCAGGGGTGAACATCCCCAACCATCAGCACGCCGAGATTGCGCTTACCGCCATCTACGGGATCGGCCGCGCTCGCGCACGGGCGATCTGCACGGCGTCGGGCATCGAGGGCAACACCAAAGTCAAGGAGCTCTCGGAGCAGCAGATGGACCGGCTGCGCGAGCAGGTCGGCAAGTTCACCGTCGAAGGTGACCTGCGCCGCGAGACCACGATGAACATCAAGCGGCTCATGGATCTCGGCTGCTACCGCGGGCTGCGTCACCGGCGCGGACTGCCGGTGCGCGGCCAGCGCACGCGCACCAACGCGCGTACCCGCAAGGGGCCGCGCAAGGCGATCGGGGCCGGTCGCGCCGCGAGCAAGTAAGGACGATCGAGCATGGCTAAGGCAAGCACCCGGGTGCGCAAGAAGGTCAAGAAGAACGTGGCGGAAGGCATCGCCCACGTGCATGCGTCCTTCAACAACACCATCGTGACCATCACCGACCGGCAGGGCAACGCGCTCTCGTGGGCGACGTCCGGTTCGGCAGGCTTCAAGGGCTCGCGCAAGAGCACGCCCTTCTCGGCCCAGGTCGCCGCCGAACAGGCGGGCCGGGCGGCGCAGGAGTGCGGCGTGAAGAATCTCGAGGTCCGCATCAAGGGACCGGGTCCCGGCCGCGAATCGGCGGTGCGGGCGCTCAATGCCTGCGGTTTCAAAATCACCAGCATCTCGGACGTGACCCCGGTGCCGCACAATGGTTGCCGGCCGCCGAAGAAGCGTCGCATCTAGGAGTATCCCGCCGATGGCCCGCTATACGGACGCCAAGTGCCGCCTTTGCCGCCGCGAGGGGGAGAAGCTCTTTCTCAAGGGCGAGAAGTGCTACACCGACAAGTGCGCGATCGAGCGCCGCAGTTATGCGCCGGGTCAGCACGGGCAGAAGAACCTGCGCAAGTCGGACTATGCCAATCAGCTGCGCGAGAAGCAGAAGGTACGCCGCATCTATGGTGTGCTGGAGCGCCAGTTCCGCGGCGTGTACCAGGAAGCGGACCGGCGGCGCGGGGTGACCGGCGAGAACCTGCTGCAGGTTCTGGAGAGCCGGCTCGACACTGTCTGCTACCGCATGGGCTTCGGCTCGTCGCGCTCGGAAGCGCGGCAGATCGTTCGCCACAACGCCATCCTCGTCAATGGTCGGCGCGTGAACATCCCTTCGTATCGGGTTCGCCCGGGTGACGTGGTGGAGGTGGCCGAGAAGGCGAAGGGACAACTGCGGGTGAAGGGCGCGACGGAGGCGGCGGAAGGCCGTGGCTTCCCGGAATGGGTCGAGGTCGACATTAAGGGCCTCAAGGGTACGTTCAAGGCCTTGCCGCAGCGCTCGGACCTGCCTCCCACCATCAATGAAAGCTTGGTCGTCGAGTTGTATTCCAAGTAATCGTTGTCAGGATCACAGTCTATGCAAAGCACCGGATTCTTGAAGCCGCGGATCGTCGACGTTCAGAACCTGTCGCCGCTGCACGCGAAAGTCACGATGGAGCCGTTCGAGCGCGGCTACGGGCACACGCTCGGCAACGCGCTGCGCCGTGTTCTGCTGTCGTCGATGCCGGGTTACGCGCCGACCGAGGTTAAGATCACGGGCGTGCTGCACGAGTACTCAACGCTCGACGGTGTGCAGGAGGACGTGGTCGACATCCTCCTCAACCTCAAGGGCGTGGTGCTCAAGCTGCACAATCGCGAAGAGGCGCAGCTCACGCTGAAGAAGGAAGGCGAGGGCGTGGTGACGGCGGGGGACATCGAGGTGACCCATGACGTCGAGATCATCAATCCGGATCACGTCATCGCCCATCTCGCCGCCGGCGGCAAGATCGACATGCAGCTCAAGGTCGAGCACGGCCGCGGCTACGTGCCGGCCATCTCGCGCATCACCGACAAGGATTCGCGCTCTATCGGCAGCATCATGCTGGACGCTTCGTTCAGCCCGGTGCGGCGCGTGAGCTACGCGGTGGAATCCGCGCGCGTCGAGCAGCGCACCGACCTCGACCGCCTGGTGATCGACATCGAGACCAACGGCAGCGTCGAGCCGGAGGAGGCGATCCGCTTCGCGGCGCGCATCCTGGTCGATCAGCTGCAGCTGTTCGCCGACATCCGCCCGACGCCGGCCGCGATCGAAGCGCCGAAGGCACCGCAGGTCGATCCGATCCTGCTGCGTCCGGTGGACGACCTCGAACTCACCGTGCGTTCGGCCAACTGCCTCAAGGCCGAGAACATCTATTACATCGGCGACCTCATCCAGCGCACCGA includes the following:
- the rpmJ gene encoding 50S ribosomal protein L36 gives rise to the protein MRVQASVKKICRKCKIIRRKRVVRVICSDPRHKQRQG
- the rpsM gene encoding 30S ribosomal protein S13, whose protein sequence is MARIAGVNIPNHQHAEIALTAIYGIGRARARAICTASGIEGNTKVKELSEQQMDRLREQVGKFTVEGDLRRETTMNIKRLMDLGCYRGLRHRRGLPVRGQRTRTNARTRKGPRKAIGAGRAASK
- the rpsK gene encoding 30S ribosomal protein S11 yields the protein MAKASTRVRKKVKKNVAEGIAHVHASFNNTIVTITDRQGNALSWATSGSAGFKGSRKSTPFSAQVAAEQAGRAAQECGVKNLEVRIKGPGPGRESAVRALNACGFKITSISDVTPVPHNGCRPPKKRRI
- the rpsD gene encoding 30S ribosomal protein S4, which translates into the protein MARYTDAKCRLCRREGEKLFLKGEKCYTDKCAIERRSYAPGQHGQKNLRKSDYANQLREKQKVRRIYGVLERQFRGVYQEADRRRGVTGENLLQVLESRLDTVCYRMGFGSSRSEARQIVRHNAILVNGRRVNIPSYRVRPGDVVEVAEKAKGQLRVKGATEAAEGRGFPEWVEVDIKGLKGTFKALPQRSDLPPTINESLVVELYSK
- the rpoA gene encoding DNA-directed RNA polymerase subunit alpha — protein: MQSTGFLKPRIVDVQNLSPLHAKVTMEPFERGYGHTLGNALRRVLLSSMPGYAPTEVKITGVLHEYSTLDGVQEDVVDILLNLKGVVLKLHNREEAQLTLKKEGEGVVTAGDIEVTHDVEIINPDHVIAHLAAGGKIDMQLKVEHGRGYVPAISRITDKDSRSIGSIMLDASFSPVRRVSYAVESARVEQRTDLDRLVIDIETNGSVEPEEAIRFAARILVDQLQLFADIRPTPAAIEAPKAPQVDPILLRPVDDLELTVRSANCLKAENIYYIGDLIQRTETELLKTPNLGRKSLNEIKEVLASRGLTLGMKLENWPPAGLEKP